The DNA window AAAGATGACAAAAGAAGAGGCTTCTAAAGCCGTTGGATTGGGTGTCGCAACGCTGTACCGTTACATTAAAGAATCTGGCTAGATGGTACGTTAGGCTAGTCCTATCAAAAGTAAATTGATAGGACTAGATATTAAACATTATTTATAAAATTGATGACGTCTGTTTGAGTTATGCTTCCAGCTTTTAGCTACATCATAAACATAAGAAGGATAGTCACTCCAAGGATCTGCTAATACTCTCCCTCTAGCTGCTCTTAGCTTTATTGGATAACCTTCACATTCAATTAAATGCATATAATAAAAGCTTTTTTCTTGCTTTGTACTAAATTTTTTATGTGTACCACTTCGCACATTTGGATAGACATCCCACACATAATCAATTTTTTTATGTTTTGCAAAATTTCGATATTGTTGTTTAAGTTTCTTCATTTTCCCTCCAGGTTTAAATACCTAGAAGGGATCCTTTTCAAAATAATTCATTTAATTGTCCTCTTACATAACAAAATTAATTTACCAATATGCCTAGTATTAAGGCAAGCTAACACGCATTGGATGATATCATCAAATTAGAGCGCGTTTTTAAGCGCGATGCTTCTGATTTATTATCAGTAATAGCATCAAAAATATTATTAAACTCAAGCTTCATAAAGCCTCCACAGTAAAAAAGCCCGATCCCCATTTTAACTATACATACAAATATAACTTAAAATGGTGAACTAAAAGTACTTATTACTTTTTCCCTAAAATCACCTCTAATCTCAAATGTAAAATCATCTATACAACTTTTATTTTGATAGATGGCATAAGGTAATAATTGATGTTCTGAAATACTCTCAACGTCCATGTCTAGAGCTAAGATTCCATTCCTTTTCCCAACGAACCCCCGTTTATTTGATGCTTTAAAGCTAGGTGTTTTTTTAATATTATTATCCATTATTACTTCTACATCAGGGATCTCTTGCTGAATTCTCAATGCGAATTCACTAAGTAACGGCTCTGCAAACGTATAAAGCCATGCATCTTTATTTTGAGCATTACTCATACGTAAAATACGACCCAGAACCTGCCTAAAATATAACTCAGTTTTAACGTGACTTAAGTGACAGCATACCTGCAACCGAGGTAAATCTATGCCTTCAGATACCATATTGACTGATACTATCCATTCTGTCTCACTATAACGAAATTGATCGATAAGATACTGAGCATCGGGTTGTTTATAAGTCACTAATATCGCAGTTTGCTTAAATTCAACCTGTAGAATATTCATAATATATTCAGCATGCTCAACTGAAGATGCGACAATTAAACCGGCTGCACTTGGATTCATGCACCTTATTTCGTGTAACTTGCTGCATGATAGATTTAATACATAACGGATTGCAGTATCGTTAGTTATAATCGCTTGATAAGATACCGAAGGGTCGTCTAATAGAGCCTGGAAACTTGAGAATACTTTTGAAACTTTATTTTCTTGACTAACAGTAAGCTTTTCATTATCAATTAAAACAATTTTAGGATTTCTACAGACATTGTCTCTCACAGCCTCATTAAGCCCGTAGACGTAATCACATTGAATAGCACCATCTGGCTCGATATAATTAGAAAGAGCGATAGGAGCCTTATCTGAGCGCCACGGCGTACCTGTTAACGCTAAGGTATAGGCAGCCTGAGATTGAATCTTTAATATAATCTCTTCACCCCATGCATTAGCGTTTTCAATTGTCGATCCAGAGCAATGATGGATCTCATCAAAAATAACCAATACACGATGATTATTCATGATTTGCCAAAAATCATCATTAAAAAACAATAAACTTTGGTATGTGTATGAACAACCTAATGCACCGATAACACCATCAAACCGGCAATTTAAGCGTTGAGCGAATCTATCTCTAATACTATTTGCTACATTAATCGATGGTGAAAAGCATAAAATAAAGTCGATAAGCTTAGACTCATGCAAACTAGCTGCTAGCTCTGCAGCCATAATAGTTTTGCCTGCACCAGGCGTAGCTAAACATAAAAAATGCTTGCTGGTATCTTTAAAATGTTCAACCGCTGTCAATACACACTCTTCTTGCCAAGGTCTCAATTTCATCATTGCTTCTTCTGGTATGTAATAACGCTTTTTATCGCTTTGATTTGCCCTAATAACCTAGAGCTATGTTCGCGAGACTGTAAGTAATTTGACTCTAAGTGCTCTTTCAATTCAGGAAGTGACTTGTATAAAGCCATGTACTCTTCAGATTCAGCAATACTGGCAATCAAATCCACTTCACATTGCTTTAAACGTTCATCTAGCAATGACCGAGTCATCTTTTTAGGACTCTTTACAAGCATTGGATTTGATTGTTTATTCTTAATCTTCTCAGTTGTTAAACCTGTCTGGTGAAATACATTTGTTTTATTATAGCGATGCTCTTTTACGTTATCAGAATCAATCTTTTCAAGCATTCCTAATTTTTGTAGACGCAAAACTTGTCGATAAACCATCTTTCGTGAAAAAACAGGATCTGTTTCACCGGTAGCGTCCATATAAGCACTTCTCATTTCGCTGACTGTAAAATTATTCAAATCATCTGTAATAAAAATTGAATATATTGGCGTTGTAACTTTTATCGGTTTTTTATGCATCGTTTAAAATCCAAGGGGCGCACTTAAAGCGCACAATAAAATGCGGATTATAGTCCGTTGTTTTTGACGTGACAAGAGCGGATAGTCTTTCATTTTTAGAATGATTTAAAATGAAAGACTTAGCTATTGATGTTGGATTGAAAATTAAAGTTAGAAGAAAAGAAATGGGAGTGTCTCAAGATAAACTCGCGTTACTAGCCGATATTGACCGCTCGTATGTGGGCCGTATTGAACGCGGTGAAGTCAATATTACGTTAGAAAAACTATATGAAATCGCTGAAGTGTTAAATTGTGATGCTAAAGACTTGCTACCATAGAACTAGTTATTAAATTGTCCAGATTGTCCAAAGATTACATCTTAAAAACACCATAACACCATCCAGTCATGTTCCGATCTAAGAAAATGGATAGTGAATTACTGATTAAAAACCGTCTTCACTTTAGCTAATACGCATTCTTTTAGCTGAAAGGAAATACGATTGAATTCAGCCTTCACTTCAGAGTACCAATAAATTCAGGGATTATCCCATCAGCAGCGATATGCCTTTTTTCAAAGTCATTTCAAGTTTTTATCGACTATCTTTAGATGAAAACGTCAGGGTATTTACCTTGCTCTACGTCTGACTGATTTCATTCTATTTTTACTCATCAATGCAACATATTAACCATTATTATCGAGATTCAATTAATTCTTTTTTTCATTGAACGACCGGGTTTTTCTAATAATGGTTCTTCAGGCCACCTGTGCTTTGGGTATTTCGAGCGCATATCTTTAATTACATCAAAGTATGATGTTTTCCAAAAATGAGATAGATCACTTGTGGTTTGAACAGGTCTTTTCGCGGGGGAGAGCAATTCAAATCGAAGAGGCACCTTATTAAAAGCGATATGAGGTGAGGATAATTCTCCAAACATCTCTTGTAAGACAACTGAAATAGTTGGCCCTTGATTCTCATCATAACGAATATTAATTGGTTTACCACTCGGTGTAATATAAGACACGGGAGCATGACGTTCTAAAAATTGATTATCTTCCCACGTTAAATTCGCAGTTAATAAATCAAAGATATTAAATTGTTTGAGTTGTTTGATTGATTTAATATGAGAAATATAAGGTAATAGCCATTGATCTAAATCTTTCATTAGACTTTTTTTAGAAATGTTGGGAAAATCATCAATAACACTAGCTAGCCAAGTAGCTCTTACCAACCAGGATTCACACCGTGCATTCCAATTTAAAAATGTTAAACCTTCTTGTTTAAGAATATCTTCAACACACCCTTCAAACTTATCTTGATGTATAAAACTTAAAACTTCATCTTCAATGACAAGCGCTTTATATAATAACTTCCTTCTTCCAATTACTTTTTCCTTTTTACTATCTAAAGAATAATCAAACGCTTCAGTAAATTCAGGGGTTAATTTCGACTTAATGTCACTCATTGAAATAGCGACACTAAGGTATACAAAACCATCTTTATTTTTACCATCACAATCACAAACAATAATCCAAGTAGAGTCTTGCATTGAGTCTGTATTGCGGAGAGTTACCCCTCTTCCATTTGCTAACAAATATCGTTGGCCATTTTTACTACGTACTTTAGCTAACCGATCGGGAAATGCTTTTAGTAATAACGGTCCAATATGAGAGTGAAAAATAGATAAATTAAGACCTTCTATGAGAGATGACACCCCAATGTTTTTTGCAAATGACTTAGCCAACTTAATAGCCTGCTCTAAAGCATTAACGTTAACCATTTTATTATATTTCAGAGAATTGCGATCACTTAAATAATCAACAAATAACATCACCCGCTCTAAAACATCTGAACTTTCGGCATTTACAAGGACATCTCGTTCTGAAAGTAATGCAGCCAAAATACAACCAATTCTCTTTTCTAATATTGACTCGCAAGACAGCAACATACTAGCTAGACGAGGATCAACACCTAACTTTAATGCTTTAGAGCCTAATGGTAATATTTTGTTATTGTGATCAATTAACCCAAGAGTAGAGTTTAGCTCGCATGCAATTTCGAAATTAAATATTGGTGGTTCTGTTAACCAATTAGCTTCTGAAAACTTAGTTATCCCCCAAGCGGAAAGCTCTAAGGCTAAATTAGACAAGTTTGATGTCACTACTTCTTCAACTTGAAAGTCACTCAGTGTGGCATGCGCAGATTCATTCCATAATCGTAAACAATGTCCTTCTGTCAACCGGCCTGCACGACCAGCTCTTTGAGTTGCTGATGCTTTTGATATATACACGGTGTCTAATCTTGATAAGCCACTCTTAGCATCAAATGTAAGTACTTTCTCTAGCCCTGAATCGATGACCATAGTGATTCCATCGATAGTTAAACTCGTCTCCGCAATATTAGTAGTGAATATTACACGTCTTTGATTACTGTCTTTGCTAGTTAAGACAAGCTCTTGTTGAGATAGGGGTAAGCTCCCGTATAACGGTAAAAATGTAATATCAGATCCATACTGTTCGTTTGCAGCTTTTATACAACGCTTGATATCGGATTGACCAGGTAAGAAAACAAGAATATCACCCAAGGTTACCTGCTGGAACGCTATATAAAGAGATTTTAAGACTTGCTGAGTTAAATTTAATTTAGGATAAGTTAGATACTCAATCGAAACGGGATATGTTCGTCCGGGACATTGGATTATAGGAGCATGATTCAGATAGGTTGATATTTTATCTGTATCGATAGTTGCAGACATTACTAAGAGCTTAAGATCTTCTCTATATGCCGCCTGAACCTCAAGAGCAAGCATCAGAGCTAAATCGGCATGAATGGATCTTTCATGGAATTCATCAAAAATAATAAGTCCGACATCAAGCAATTCGGGATCATTTTGGAGCCGGCGAGTAAGGACACCTTCAGTCACGATTTCGAGAATAGTGTTTTTTGAAATTTTTCGCTCGTTACGTATTTGATATCCGACCTGCTGCCCAACAGACTCACCCAACAACTTAGATAGATAAGAAGCTATAGACTTAACAGCTAATCTTCTAGGCTCTAATAATATAATTTTCTTCCCATTAAGCAACGTTGAATTCATAAGGCTCAAAGGGACTGCTGTGGATTTACCTGCACCAGGTTCTGCTTGTAAAACTAGATTATTGTTTTGGGACAAGCATTCTGAAATCGCAGGTAAATATTTAGTTATCGGTAAATTGTTGTTCATAAAACACTATTAATAATAAAAAGCATATACGCCATTATATGCTTTTTATCCGCCGAAGGTTATTTGATTCTAATTTGTGAATCTAATTCAGCTAACTTAGTGACTAATAGTAACTCTCTTACCAACGCTTCTTT is part of the Moritella viscosa genome and encodes:
- a CDS encoding putative type III restriction enzyme translates to MKLRPWQEECVLTAVEHFKDTSKHFLCLATPGAGKTIMAAELAASLHESKLIDFILCFSPSINVANSIRDRFAQRLNCRFDGVIGALGCSYTYQSLLFFNDDFWQIMNNHRVLVIFDEIHHCSGSTIENANAWGEEIILKIQSQAAYTLALTGTPWRSDKAPIALSNYIEPDGAIQCDYVYGLNEAVRDNVCRNPKIVLIDNEKLTVSQENKVSKVFSSFQALLDDPSVSYQAIITNDTAIRYVLNLSCSKLHEIRCMNPSAAGLIVASSVEHAEYIMNILQVEFKQTAILVTYKQPDAQYLIDQFRYSETEWIVSVNMVSEGIDLPRLQVCCHLSHVKTELYFRQVLGRILRMSNAQNKDAWLYTFAEPLLSEFALRIQQEIPDVEVIMDNNIKKTPSFKASNKRGFVGKRNGILALDMDVESISEHQLLPYAIYQNKSCIDDFTFEIRGDFREKVISTFSSPF
- a CDS encoding putative DNA-binding protein: MKDLAIDVGLKIKVRRKEMGVSQDKLALLADIDRSYVGRIERGEVNITLEKLYEIAEVLNCDAKDLLP
- the hrpB gene encoding ATP-dependent helicase HrpB, whose amino-acid sequence is MNNNLPITKYLPAISECLSQNNNLVLQAEPGAGKSTAVPLSLMNSTLLNGKKIILLEPRRLAVKSIASYLSKLLGESVGQQVGYQIRNERKISKNTILEIVTEGVLTRRLQNDPELLDVGLIIFDEFHERSIHADLALMLALEVQAAYREDLKLLVMSATIDTDKISTYLNHAPIIQCPGRTYPVSIEYLTYPKLNLTQQVLKSLYIAFQQVTLGDILVFLPGQSDIKRCIKAANEQYGSDITFLPLYGSLPLSQQELVLTSKDSNQRRVIFTTNIAETSLTIDGITMVIDSGLEKVLTFDAKSGLSRLDTVYISKASATQRAGRAGRLTEGHCLRLWNESAHATLSDFQVEEVVTSNLSNLALELSAWGITKFSEANWLTEPPIFNFEIACELNSTLGLIDHNNKILPLGSKALKLGVDPRLASMLLSCESILEKRIGCILAALLSERDVLVNAESSDVLERVMLFVDYLSDRNSLKYNKMVNVNALEQAIKLAKSFAKNIGVSSLIEGLNLSIFHSHIGPLLLKAFPDRLAKVRSKNGQRYLLANGRGVTLRNTDSMQDSTWIIVCDCDGKNKDGFVYLSVAISMSDIKSKLTPEFTEAFDYSLDSKKEKVIGRRKLLYKALVIEDEVLSFIHQDKFEGCVEDILKQEGLTFLNWNARCESWLVRATWLASVIDDFPNISKKSLMKDLDQWLLPYISHIKSIKQLKQFNIFDLLTANLTWEDNQFLERHAPVSYITPSGKPINIRYDENQGPTISVVLQEMFGELSSPHIAFNKVPLRFELLSPAKRPVQTTSDLSHFWKTSYFDVIKDMRSKYPKHRWPEEPLLEKPGRSMKKRIN